From the Clostridiales bacterium FE2011 genome, one window contains:
- a CDS encoding LL-diaminopimelate aminotransferase has product MLTPNLSYANLKESYLFYHIAQKTKAYLAEHPGTHLYRMGIGDVSLPLVPAVIKALHEGVDDQSVKDRFHGYMPECGAPSLRETIAKHYEKRDVFLSPVEVFVSSGASDELGDLLDLFDRSNKALIMEPAYPAYVDANTMAGREIIHLPSGPDNHFLPLPKPGLDADLIYLCSPNNPTGAAYNREQLTQWVNWANERGAVILFDAAYEAFIEEDLPHSIFEIPGAETCAIEICSLSKTAGFTGTRLGYTVIPKALERCGMNLNAMWVRNRTTKTNGVSYILQHGGAAVFTDEGQKQIHDNIRIYKQNAKVLMAALDKAGIRYWGGKNAPYIWMQCPNGMGSWEFFDKLLNEIQVVGTPGEGFGACGEGFFRFSTFGDPADTVEAADRLLKLLTDH; this is encoded by the coding sequence ATGCTGACACCAAACCTCAGCTACGCGAATCTGAAAGAATCCTATCTTTTCTATCATATTGCCCAGAAGACCAAGGCCTATCTGGCAGAGCATCCGGGAACCCATCTTTACCGGATGGGCATCGGGGATGTTTCCCTGCCGCTGGTTCCCGCGGTCATTAAGGCACTGCATGAGGGTGTGGATGATCAGAGTGTAAAGGATCGCTTCCATGGCTATATGCCGGAGTGCGGCGCGCCCTCCCTCCGGGAGACCATCGCAAAGCACTATGAAAAGCGGGATGTTTTCCTTTCTCCTGTGGAAGTTTTCGTTTCCAGCGGCGCCAGTGATGAACTGGGCGACCTGCTGGACCTCTTTGACCGGTCAAACAAGGCTTTGATCATGGAGCCGGCCTATCCCGCCTATGTGGACGCCAACACCATGGCCGGCCGGGAGATTATTCATCTTCCCTCCGGCCCGGATAATCATTTCCTGCCCCTGCCGAAGCCGGGGCTGGATGCGGATCTGATCTATCTGTGCTCCCCGAACAATCCCACCGGTGCCGCTTACAACCGGGAACAGCTGACCCAGTGGGTCAACTGGGCCAATGAACGCGGTGCGGTGATCCTCTTCGATGCCGCCTATGAAGCCTTTATAGAAGAAGATCTTCCCCACAGCATTTTTGAGATTCCCGGTGCGGAAACCTGCGCCATCGAGATATGCTCCCTGTCCAAGACCGCCGGTTTCACCGGCACCCGCCTCGGCTACACGGTCATTCCGAAGGCGCTGGAACGCTGCGGCATGAATCTCAATGCCATGTGGGTTCGGAACCGCACCACCAAGACCAACGGCGTTTCCTATATCCTGCAGCACGGCGGTGCCGCCGTCTTCACGGATGAAGGACAAAAGCAGATCCATGACAACATCCGGATCTATAAGCAGAACGCCAAGGTGCTTATGGCCGCACTGGACAAAGCCGGGATCCGTTACTGGGGCGGCAAAAATGCGCCCTACATCTGGATGCAGTGCCCGAACGGCATGGGCAGCTGGGAATTCTTCGACAAGCTGCTCAATGAGATCCAGGTTGTCGGCACCCCCGGCGAAGGCTTCGGTGCCTGCGGTGAAGGCTTCTTCCGCTTCTCCACCTTCGGCGATCCCGCTGATACAGTTGAAGCCGCCGATCGTCTGTTGAAGCTGCTGACTGACCATTAA
- a CDS encoding four helix bundle protein produces MKPSPLRDKSASFAKSVILATRAMHENHIESALTNQLLRCGTSVGANIHEAQFAQGKRDFIAKLEIALKEYNECDYWLNLLKETDSIDEFSFKDLYNQCMELRRMLVSSITTAKSSQS; encoded by the coding sequence ATGAAGCCCAGCCCGCTCCGTGACAAATCAGCCTCCTTCGCAAAATCCGTCATCCTGGCCACTCGCGCCATGCACGAAAATCACATTGAATCCGCACTTACAAACCAGCTGCTCCGTTGCGGTACATCCGTTGGAGCCAACATTCATGAAGCTCAGTTTGCTCAAGGTAAACGTGACTTCATTGCGAAGTTGGAGATTGCCCTGAAAGAGTATAACGAGTGCGATTACTGGTTGAATCTCCTGAAGGAAACAGACAGTATTGATGAGTTCTCATTCAAGGATTTATATAACCAGTGCATGGAACTCCGCCGTATGCTTGTTTCCTCCATCACCACAGCGAAATCCTCGCAATCATAA
- the asnB gene encoding asparagine synthase B: protein MCSIFGMTGARFPRDLIKTCFDRTISRGPDMSRLVDIPGGILGFHRLAIMGLHEEGMQPFRLDDDYVVCNGELYGFRPLRARLMETYDLKSECDCEILLPLYREYGVEMFKTLDAEFALILWDGKQQKLIAARDPIGIRPLYYGEVRGGGMAFASEPKNLIGMCDKILPFPPGHYYIDGEFVQYADPAYVGYFTMKTEAEVCPKLRRLLMDGVEKRLDADAPVGFLLSGGLDSSLVCAIAQKMLDKPIRTFAIGMDIDAIDLKYARMVADYIGSDHTEVIINEKDVLEALPTVVELLGTWDITTIRASIGMYLVCKWIHENTDVRVLLTGEISDELFGYKYTDFAPSAAAFQEEAEKRIRELHVYDVLRADRCISYNSLEARVPFGDLKFVRYAMSIDPELKMNNHNMGKYLIRKAFADDHILPDEILWRQKAAFSDAVGHSMVDDLKAYAEKTYTDQEFEEKAAKYDYCRPFTKESLLYRELFEQYYPGQAHMIPDFWMPNKTWPGCNVNDPSARVLANYGQSGQ from the coding sequence ATGTGTTCTATTTTCGGCATGACCGGTGCCCGTTTTCCCCGGGACCTGATCAAAACCTGTTTTGACCGGACCATCTCCCGTGGTCCGGATATGAGCCGCCTGGTGGATATCCCCGGCGGCATCCTTGGTTTTCACCGTCTGGCCATCATGGGCCTGCACGAGGAAGGTATGCAGCCCTTCCGGCTGGACGACGACTATGTGGTCTGCAACGGCGAGCTGTACGGCTTCCGTCCCCTGCGGGCCCGTCTCATGGAAACCTATGACCTGAAAAGCGAATGTGACTGTGAAATCCTGCTTCCCCTCTACCGGGAATATGGCGTGGAAATGTTCAAAACCCTGGATGCGGAGTTCGCCCTGATCCTCTGGGACGGCAAACAGCAGAAACTGATTGCTGCAAGGGATCCCATCGGTATCCGTCCTCTCTATTACGGAGAGGTTCGCGGCGGCGGTATGGCCTTCGCCAGCGAGCCGAAAAACCTGATCGGCATGTGCGATAAGATTCTTCCCTTCCCGCCCGGCCACTACTACATCGACGGTGAGTTCGTCCAGTATGCGGACCCCGCCTACGTCGGATATTTCACCATGAAAACAGAAGCGGAAGTCTGTCCCAAGCTGCGCCGCCTGCTGATGGACGGCGTGGAAAAGCGTCTGGACGCGGATGCCCCGGTCGGTTTCCTGCTCTCCGGCGGCCTCGACTCTTCTCTCGTCTGCGCCATCGCACAAAAGATGCTGGACAAACCTATCCGCACTTTCGCCATCGGTATGGACATTGATGCCATCGACCTGAAGTATGCCCGCATGGTTGCGGATTATATCGGCAGCGACCATACGGAAGTGATCATTAATGAGAAGGATGTGCTGGAAGCGCTGCCCACGGTTGTGGAGCTGCTCGGCACCTGGGATATCACCACCATCCGCGCTTCCATCGGCATGTACCTGGTCTGTAAATGGATCCATGAGAACACAGACGTCCGGGTGCTGCTGACCGGTGAAATTTCCGATGAACTGTTCGGTTATAAGTACACGGACTTCGCTCCTTCCGCCGCCGCCTTCCAGGAGGAAGCGGAAAAGCGTATCCGGGAACTGCATGTTTACGATGTGCTCCGCGCCGACCGCTGTATTTCCTACAACTCCCTGGAAGCCCGGGTTCCCTTCGGCGACCTGAAGTTCGTGCGCTATGCCATGAGCATTGATCCGGAACTGAAGATGAACAATCACAACATGGGCAAATACCTGATCCGCAAAGCCTTCGCGGATGATCATATCCTGCCGGATGAAATCCTCTGGCGCCAGAAGGCTGCCTTCTCCGACGCAGTAGGCCACAGCATGGTGGACGATCTGAAAGCCTATGCCGAGAAGACCTATACGGATCAGGAATTTGAGGAAAAAGCAGCGAAATACGACTACTGCCGTCCCTTCACAAAGGAAAGCCTCCTTTACCGGGAACTGTTCGAGCAGTATTATCCCGGCCAGGCTCATATGATTCCTGACTTCTGGATGCCCAACAAAACCTGGCCCGGCTGCAATGTCAATGATCCTTCTGCACGGGTATTGGCCAATTATGGCCAAAGCGGCCAATAA
- a CDS encoding ANTAR domain-containing protein — MARIVVVSQSEDSRSKLVKLLASSGLQVFRSCSSGSELRRALSESEDCVVVMIGFTPDCKPDELMWDYKDSIQILLIAKQAVLENIESPEIFRLAMPASGQAVIGAVEMLSQLHRMRLPRRTGESKDLVDRAKAILMKQKGLTEPEAHRAMQQYAMNHGMKMAEFAQQILDKSE; from the coding sequence GTGGCCAGGATCGTTGTTGTCAGCCAGTCGGAAGACAGCCGTTCAAAGCTCGTCAAGCTCCTTGCCTCCTCCGGATTGCAGGTGTTCCGAAGTTGCTCATCAGGAAGTGAGCTGCGCCGGGCACTGAGCGAAAGCGAAGATTGTGTTGTGGTTATGATCGGTTTCACTCCGGACTGTAAACCGGATGAACTGATGTGGGACTATAAGGACAGTATCCAGATCCTGCTGATTGCCAAACAGGCTGTACTGGAGAACATCGAATCACCGGAGATTTTCCGGCTGGCGATGCCGGCTTCCGGACAGGCTGTGATCGGTGCGGTGGAGATGCTGTCCCAGCTGCACCGGATGCGGCTGCCCCGACGGACCGGGGAAAGCAAGGATTTGGTGGACCGGGCCAAGGCCATCCTGATGAAACAGAAAGGATTGACTGAACCGGAAGCGCACCGCGCCATGCAGCAGTACGCCATGAACCACGGCATGAAGATGGCCGAATTTGCTCAGCAAATTCTCGACAAGTCTGAGTGA
- the guaA gene encoding glutamine-hydrolyzing GMP synthase, producing MQQKETIIILDFGGQYTQLIARRVRECHVYSEVVPWNMPLADILARKPIGIILSGGPSSVHDADAPRIDPALYEAGIPVLGICYGMQLTALLLGGAVEKAKEREYGRVTVRMKEQTGLFGGMQSASNCWMSHTWQVSACPPGFRVIAETDNCPVAAMVNEDKKICCVQFHPEVTHTEEGTMLIRNFLFRFCGCSGDWTMSAYAETAIKQIRETVGEDGTVLLALSGGVDSSVVAALIYKAIGKRLTCVFVDHGLLRKGESDQVCHVFSHLFPVRFIRSDAADRFFGDLKGVTEPEEKRHIIGRDFIEVFKKEATALGKLDYFAQGTIYPDVIESGQGTNAAVIKSHHNVGGLPKELGFTELIEPLRMLFKDEVRALGETLGLPKELVWRQPFPGPGLAIRIIGEVTPEKAEIVRESDAIFREEIAAAGLDRHVNQYFTVLTGIQSVGVMGDERTYDYTIALRAVTTDDFMTADWARLPYDLIARVSARIVNEVPHASRVVMDVTTKPPASIEWE from the coding sequence ATGCAGCAAAAAGAAACCATCATTATCCTGGACTTTGGCGGCCAGTATACCCAGCTGATCGCCCGCCGTGTCCGCGAATGCCACGTCTATTCCGAAGTCGTTCCGTGGAACATGCCCCTGGCGGATATCCTGGCCCGCAAGCCCATCGGTATTATTCTTTCTGGCGGTCCTTCCAGCGTCCATGATGCTGATGCTCCCCGGATTGATCCCGCCCTTTATGAGGCGGGCATCCCGGTACTGGGTATCTGCTACGGTATGCAGCTGACTGCCCTGCTTCTGGGCGGAGCGGTTGAAAAAGCCAAAGAGCGGGAATACGGCCGTGTCACCGTCCGCATGAAGGAACAGACTGGTCTCTTCGGAGGTATGCAGTCCGCGTCCAACTGCTGGATGAGCCATACCTGGCAGGTCAGCGCCTGCCCGCCCGGTTTCCGGGTGATCGCAGAAACGGACAACTGCCCCGTTGCCGCCATGGTCAACGAGGATAAGAAGATCTGCTGCGTGCAGTTCCATCCGGAAGTGACCCATACCGAGGAAGGAACCATGCTGATCCGTAACTTCCTCTTCCGCTTCTGCGGCTGCTCCGGCGACTGGACCATGAGTGCCTACGCCGAGACCGCCATTAAGCAGATCCGTGAAACCGTCGGCGAAGACGGAACCGTACTGCTGGCCCTGTCCGGCGGTGTGGACTCTTCTGTTGTTGCCGCCCTGATCTATAAAGCCATCGGCAAACGCCTCACCTGCGTTTTTGTGGACCACGGCCTCCTCCGCAAGGGTGAAAGTGACCAGGTATGCCATGTTTTCAGCCATCTGTTCCCCGTTCGGTTCATCCGTTCCGATGCCGCCGACCGCTTCTTCGGGGACCTGAAGGGTGTCACGGAGCCGGAAGAAAAGCGTCACATCATCGGCCGGGACTTCATTGAAGTCTTCAAGAAAGAAGCCACTGCCCTCGGCAAGCTGGACTATTTTGCCCAGGGTACCATCTATCCCGATGTTATTGAAAGCGGCCAGGGTACCAATGCCGCCGTCATCAAGAGCCACCACAATGTGGGTGGTCTTCCGAAAGAGCTCGGATTCACAGAACTCATTGAGCCTCTGCGCATGCTCTTCAAGGATGAGGTCCGCGCCCTGGGCGAAACCCTCGGCCTGCCGAAGGAACTGGTCTGGCGCCAGCCCTTCCCCGGCCCCGGCCTGGCCATCCGTATTATCGGGGAAGTCACTCCGGAAAAGGCGGAAATTGTTCGGGAAAGCGACGCCATCTTCCGTGAGGAGATCGCCGCCGCCGGCCTGGACCGCCATGTCAATCAGTATTTCACCGTGCTGACCGGCATCCAGAGTGTCGGCGTTATGGGTGACGAGCGCACCTATGATTACACCATCGCCCTCCGTGCCGTCACCACCGACGACTTCATGACCGCCGACTGGGCTCGTCTCCCCTATGACCTCATTGCCCGGGTTTCCGCCCGCATTGTCAATGAGGTTCCGCATGCAAGCAGAGTAGTAATGGATGTGACGACGAAGCCTCCGGCGAGCATTGAGTGGGAATAA
- the gltB gene encoding glutamate synthase large subunit: MTDRQYPLYHKELEHDSCGVGAVVDLNAKATHRTVDQALCIVERLAHRAGSDAEGTTGDGVGIMTQLPHALFAAWAREEGIALGNPGDYGVGMFFLPEDEVGAQNTARIFEQLAESEGIQVLGWREVPCHPAQLGAGARRTMPCIRQCFLKRPKETGAGQDFDRRLFILRRVFEHQDTDAYVCSLSSRTIVYKGMMLVNQLRSFYDDLQDVRYASSMAMVHSRFSTNTFPSWSKAHPQRMLLHNGEINTIRGNHDRMKAREETMRSDVMGAEMKRVLPVVDPDGSDSQMLDNTLEFLAMNGFPLPLAGMILLPEPWQGLKKETAWRDLYRYYATMMEPWDGPAAILYSDGDTVCASLDRNGLRPLRCALTDDRRLILTSEAGVLFEENAHILRRWKLKAGDVLEADLKTGRLTESEALKTRFAQEHPYTEWMQKLVRLEDLPTTEVKEDILLEAEREKLCKAFHYTWEDVQDIVLPMAAKGTEPIVSMGADVPVAALSKTHPSLYDYFRQRFAQVTNPPIDALREEVKTDCSIYVGDDGNLLSREAGNSAVLELPSPVLTEEELQRIREMDHPDFSVRTVSLLYDKKGSLRDALEHFFAVCDQACRDHINILILSDRGVGPDAIAIPSLLAVSALEQHLIKKKKRTAVSVILESGEPRDVHQMAMLIGFGARAVNPYLAHACVRALCADGQIDKTPEEAIRDYNKALTAGVLKIASKMGVSVLQAYQSAQLFEAVGLDQGLVKTYFTNTPCSLGGTDLNRIEADSRYHHEAAFAAAGSEGLVSEGKHKYRRGEAAEEHLYAPETIHLLQQAVWTDDRAAFDKYAARIENEGPRTIRSMLSFNYDSCRPVSLEEVEAASEIVKRFRTGAMSYGSISQEAHECMAKAMNHLGGRSNSGEGGELPERFGTELNSAIKQVASGRFGVTREYLLSAKEIQIKMAQGAKPGEGGHLPGAKVTDSVAKTRCSTPGISLISPPPHHDIYSIEDLAELIYDLQCANEDAKITVKLVSSAGVGTIASGVAKAGAGGILISGGEGGTGAAPMSSVHHAGLPWEIGLAEAHQVLCRNRLRQTVTLETDGKLMTGHDVMVALLLGAEQFGFATAPLVTMGCRMMRVCQLGTCPFGIATQNPELRKRFKGKPEYVERFMLFIAEQMREIMAKLGARTVDELVGRSDLLVMKDDAAMDLSDLTGFARNTHFQPAAKFDFHLAERADVRLYQDHVHLMTTDRAFGTMLKGNRHIQAQGCGGQSFGAFLPHGQEITLYGVANDYLGKGLSGGTLAVCPPADSIWKKEDTLIGNVALYGATSGYAFVAGMAGERFAVRNSGAWAVVEGVGDHGCEYMTGGRVAVLGPVGDNFAAGMSGGVAWVLDEDGQLQNRLNTGHVKLYEVSAQQADELNRLLEMHVKATGSEKAREILEHFSDYLPKFKAVISDEYLAWMNN; this comes from the coding sequence ATGACTGACCGACAGTATCCTCTTTATCATAAAGAATTGGAACATGACAGCTGCGGCGTCGGCGCCGTGGTGGACCTGAACGCGAAGGCAACCCACCGGACGGTGGATCAGGCACTGTGTATTGTGGAACGCCTGGCGCACCGTGCGGGCAGCGATGCGGAAGGAACTACCGGAGACGGCGTGGGCATTATGACCCAGCTGCCCCATGCCCTGTTTGCCGCCTGGGCCAGGGAAGAAGGAATCGCCCTGGGCAACCCCGGAGATTACGGCGTGGGTATGTTCTTCTTGCCGGAGGATGAAGTCGGAGCTCAGAATACAGCAAGAATCTTTGAACAGCTGGCGGAATCCGAAGGGATTCAGGTGCTCGGGTGGCGGGAGGTACCCTGCCACCCGGCCCAGCTGGGCGCGGGAGCACGGCGGACGATGCCGTGCATCCGACAGTGCTTTTTAAAAAGGCCGAAGGAGACCGGTGCCGGTCAGGACTTTGACCGGCGGCTTTTTATATTACGGCGTGTTTTTGAACACCAGGACACGGACGCATATGTATGCTCCCTGTCCAGCCGTACGATCGTCTACAAGGGCATGATGCTGGTGAACCAGCTGCGTTCTTTCTATGACGATCTGCAGGACGTGCGCTATGCCAGCAGTATGGCGATGGTGCACTCCCGTTTTTCTACCAATACTTTCCCGTCCTGGAGCAAGGCACATCCCCAGCGGATGCTGCTGCATAACGGGGAAATCAATACCATCCGCGGCAACCATGACCGGATGAAGGCGCGTGAAGAAACCATGCGTTCCGACGTGATGGGCGCGGAAATGAAGCGCGTACTGCCGGTGGTTGATCCGGACGGAAGCGACAGCCAGATGCTGGATAATACCCTGGAGTTCCTGGCGATGAACGGATTCCCGCTGCCGCTGGCCGGAATGATTCTGCTGCCGGAACCCTGGCAGGGGCTGAAGAAAGAAACAGCCTGGCGGGATCTGTACCGCTACTATGCCACAATGATGGAGCCCTGGGACGGCCCCGCGGCAATCCTGTATTCCGACGGCGACACAGTGTGCGCGTCCCTGGACCGGAACGGCCTGCGTCCGCTGCGCTGCGCACTGACGGATGACCGGCGGTTGATCCTGACCTCCGAGGCAGGCGTGCTGTTTGAAGAAAATGCCCATATTCTGCGGCGCTGGAAGCTGAAAGCCGGAGACGTGCTGGAAGCAGATCTGAAGACAGGCCGGCTGACGGAAAGCGAGGCCCTGAAGACCCGCTTTGCCCAGGAGCATCCCTATACGGAGTGGATGCAGAAACTGGTCCGGCTGGAGGACCTGCCGACAACTGAAGTTAAAGAGGATATTCTGCTGGAAGCGGAGCGGGAAAAGCTCTGCAAGGCATTCCATTATACATGGGAAGACGTGCAGGACATCGTGCTGCCGATGGCGGCGAAGGGCACGGAACCCATCGTTTCCATGGGCGCGGACGTGCCGGTGGCGGCACTGTCGAAAACCCATCCTTCCCTGTATGACTACTTCCGCCAGCGTTTCGCACAGGTGACCAACCCGCCGATTGACGCGCTGCGGGAAGAAGTGAAGACCGACTGCTCCATCTACGTCGGCGACGACGGCAACCTGCTCTCCCGGGAGGCGGGAAACAGCGCTGTGCTGGAGCTGCCCTCCCCGGTACTGACCGAGGAGGAACTGCAGCGGATTCGGGAGATGGATCATCCGGATTTCTCTGTACGCACAGTCTCCTTGCTCTATGACAAGAAAGGCAGCCTGCGGGACGCCCTGGAGCATTTCTTTGCCGTCTGCGACCAGGCATGCCGTGACCATATCAATATCCTGATCCTGTCTGACCGGGGCGTCGGACCGGACGCCATCGCGATTCCTTCGCTGCTGGCGGTATCCGCCCTGGAACAGCACCTGATCAAAAAGAAAAAGCGCACAGCAGTTTCCGTGATCCTCGAGAGCGGAGAACCCCGGGACGTGCACCAGATGGCCATGCTGATCGGCTTCGGTGCCCGGGCGGTGAACCCGTACCTGGCTCATGCCTGTGTACGCGCCCTCTGCGCGGATGGACAGATTGACAAGACCCCGGAAGAAGCAATCCGGGATTACAACAAGGCGCTGACTGCCGGTGTGCTGAAGATCGCTTCCAAGATGGGTGTATCCGTACTTCAGGCATACCAGAGCGCCCAGCTGTTTGAGGCTGTGGGTCTGGATCAGGGCCTGGTTAAGACCTATTTCACCAATACACCCTGCTCCCTGGGCGGAACAGACCTGAACCGGATTGAAGCAGACAGCCGGTATCATCATGAAGCCGCGTTTGCCGCAGCTGGCTCAGAAGGACTGGTCAGCGAAGGCAAGCACAAGTACAGAAGAGGCGAGGCAGCAGAAGAACATCTGTATGCCCCGGAAACCATCCATCTGCTGCAACAGGCGGTATGGACAGACGACCGGGCTGCCTTTGACAAATATGCGGCACGGATTGAAAACGAGGGACCGCGGACAATCCGCTCCATGCTTTCCTTCAATTACGATTCCTGCCGTCCTGTTTCGCTGGAGGAAGTGGAAGCCGCATCCGAAATTGTGAAACGCTTCCGGACCGGCGCTATGAGCTACGGTTCCATTTCCCAGGAAGCCCATGAGTGCATGGCCAAGGCAATGAACCACCTGGGCGGCCGCTCAAACAGCGGAGAAGGCGGCGAACTGCCGGAGCGCTTCGGCACAGAACTGAACTCCGCTATCAAACAGGTAGCATCCGGCCGCTTTGGCGTGACGCGGGAATACCTGCTGTCAGCAAAAGAAATACAGATCAAGATGGCGCAGGGCGCCAAGCCCGGCGAGGGCGGACACCTGCCCGGCGCGAAAGTGACCGACAGCGTGGCGAAGACCCGCTGCTCCACCCCGGGAATCTCCCTGATTTCCCCGCCGCCGCATCATGATATTTATTCCATCGAGGATCTGGCTGAACTGATTTATGACCTGCAGTGTGCCAACGAGGATGCGAAGATCACCGTGAAGCTGGTGTCTTCCGCCGGTGTGGGTACCATTGCCAGCGGCGTGGCCAAGGCCGGCGCCGGCGGTATCCTGATCTCCGGCGGTGAAGGCGGTACCGGTGCCGCACCTATGAGCAGCGTGCATCATGCGGGCCTGCCCTGGGAGATCGGCCTGGCGGAAGCTCATCAGGTGCTTTGCCGCAACAGGCTGCGCCAGACGGTTACGCTGGAAACAGACGGTAAGCTGATGACCGGACATGACGTGATGGTGGCATTGCTGCTGGGTGCAGAACAGTTCGGCTTCGCGACGGCGCCCCTGGTTACCATGGGCTGCCGGATGATGCGGGTCTGCCAGCTGGGTACCTGCCCCTTCGGTATCGCGACCCAGAATCCTGAACTGCGCAAGCGCTTCAAGGGCAAGCCGGAATACGTGGAACGCTTCATGCTCTTTATTGCGGAGCAGATGCGGGAGATCATGGCAAAGCTCGGTGCGCGCACTGTGGATGAACTGGTGGGCCGCAGCGACCTGCTGGTGATGAAAGACGACGCAGCCATGGATCTGAGTGACCTGACCGGATTCGCCCGGAACACGCACTTCCAGCCGGCGGCGAAGTTTGATTTCCACCTGGCTGAACGTGCGGACGTGCGGCTGTACCAGGATCATGTGCATCTGATGACAACAGACCGGGCTTTCGGCACAATGCTGAAAGGCAACCGGCATATCCAGGCCCAGGGCTGCGGCGGTCAGTCCTTCGGAGCCTTCCTGCCCCATGGACAGGAGATCACCCTTTACGGTGTGGCAAACGACTACCTGGGCAAAGGCCTTTCCGGCGGAACGCTGGCGGTATGCCCGCCCGCGGACAGCATCTGGAAGAAGGAAGACACCCTGATCGGCAACGTGGCTCTGTACGGTGCGACCAGCGGCTATGCCTTTGTGGCCGGTATGGCGGGTGAGCGTTTTGCAGTGCGCAATTCCGGCGCATGGGCCGTGGTTGAAGGCGTGGGAGACCATGGATGCGAATATATGACCGGCGGCCGGG
- the glnA gene encoding type I glutamate--ammonia ligase yields the protein MSKYTKEDIIRLVREGDVEFIRMQFTDIFGQLKNVAITASQIEKAVNNEIMIDGSSIEGFVRINESDQYLRPDLDTFTILPWRPQHGKVARLICDVYNPDGTPFAGDPRGVLKKVLKRAADMGYSFNVGPECEFFLFQTDEEGKPTTTTSDEAGYFDLGPLDHGESTRREICLALEQMGFEIEASHHEVAAGQHEIDFRYADALTAADNIMTFKLAVKTLAQKNGLHATFMPKPVFGINGSGMHTNMSLFKDGKNVFADPSDKRGLSKEAYSFIAGILAHIRGMAAITNPLVNSYKRLVPGYEAPCYLAWSASNRSALIRIPAARGNGTRVELRCPDPSANPYLNMAVCLAAGLDGIEKGMTPPDEITENIFAMDAATREAKGIKSLPGTLKEAVDCLKEDAVICTALGEHVLDQYVEGKEKEWDAYRTHVSKWEIDRYLVMF from the coding sequence ATGAGTAAGTACACGAAGGAAGACATTATCCGCCTGGTACGGGAAGGCGACGTGGAGTTCATCCGCATGCAGTTCACCGATATTTTCGGTCAGCTGAAGAACGTGGCTATTACAGCCAGCCAGATCGAAAAAGCCGTTAACAATGAAATTATGATCGACGGCAGCAGCATTGAGGGCTTTGTCCGCATCAATGAGAGCGACCAGTATCTGCGCCCCGACCTGGACACCTTCACTATTCTGCCCTGGCGTCCCCAGCACGGTAAAGTCGCCAGACTGATCTGTGATGTTTACAATCCCGACGGAACACCCTTTGCCGGTGATCCCCGCGGCGTGCTGAAGAAAGTGCTGAAGCGGGCGGCCGATATGGGTTACTCCTTCAATGTAGGACCGGAGTGCGAGTTCTTCCTCTTCCAGACTGATGAAGAAGGAAAGCCCACCACCACCACTTCTGACGAAGCCGGCTACTTCGACCTGGGACCGCTGGATCACGGTGAGAGCACCCGCCGCGAGATCTGCCTGGCACTGGAGCAGATGGGCTTCGAAATCGAAGCCAGCCATCATGAAGTGGCTGCCGGCCAGCACGAGATCGACTTCCGTTACGCTGACGCGCTGACGGCTGCAGACAATATCATGACCTTCAAACTGGCTGTGAAAACGCTGGCCCAGAAGAACGGCCTGCATGCAACCTTCATGCCCAAGCCTGTGTTCGGTATCAACGGCAGCGGCATGCACACCAATATGAGCCTTTTCAAGGATGGCAAGAACGTATTTGCCGATCCTTCCGATAAGCGCGGCCTGAGCAAGGAAGCTTATTCCTTCATCGCCGGTATCCTGGCCCACATCCGCGGCATGGCGGCGATCACCAACCCGCTGGTTAACAGCTACAAGCGCCTGGTACCCGGCTACGAAGCTCCCTGCTACCTGGCCTGGAGCGCCAGCAACCGCAGCGCCCTGATCCGTATTCCCGCTGCCCGCGGCAACGGAACCCGCGTTGAACTGCGCTGCCCCGATCCGAGCGCGAACCCCTACCTGAACATGGCTGTCTGCCTGGCTGCCGGCCTGGACGGTATTGAAAAGGGTATGACCCCGCCGGATGAAATCACTGAAAACATCTTCGCTATGGATGCTGCCACCCGCGAAGCAAAGGGCATCAAGTCCCTGCCCGGCACACTGAAGGAAGCCGTGGACTGCCTGAAGGAAGACGCGGTGATCTGCACTGCCCTGGGCGAGCACGTGCTTGATCAGTATGTGGAAGGCAAGGAAAAAGAGTGGGATGCCTACCGTACACATGTGAGCAAGTGGGAAATCGACCGCTATCTGGTGATGTTTTAA